Part of the Aquarana catesbeiana isolate 2022-GZ linkage group LG06, ASM4218655v1, whole genome shotgun sequence genome is shown below.
AGGAAAAACAGAACAACAGATGTTCTTTGTCCAGAACTTTCACAATATAAGTATGAGGTCGAGTTCACATATGTGTGACCTGGGTTTTCTAAATAATTATCTTACAGttttcagatcccccccccccaacacctctgTGACTGTTTCTACCTCTCACCCTCTCCTTTCCTTATCTTACTAACTatccaggtttaaccacttgccctctggaagatttaccctcttaattaccaggccattttttgcgataccgcactgcattatttaaactgacaattgagcagttgTGCGATgatgctgtacacaaattaaatttatgtaattttttttttttttaccgcaatttttttttcttttgatggtatttgatcatcactgcgttTTTtacttcttgtgctataaacaaaaaagacaataaaaagaaaaataaacaatattttttaccttctgctataaacatacctaataaaaaaatataaaaaaatctaatttcttcataaatttaggccaatatgtattctgctatgtattttaggttaaaaaaaaatcccaataagcgttaaTTGATAGGTTTTTGtgcaaacattatagcgtctacaaactatgggatatatactggaactttgtttatttattgtttttttttattgttttattttactagtaatggcggtgatcagcgacttatagcgggacttcgAATATTATTGCAGCAGATaatctgacaccaactgacacttttgacactttgtgggaaccagtgacactaaaacagtgatcagtgctaaaaatatgcactgtcactatactaatgacactggctgggaaggggttaaacatcaggggtgatcaaagggttaaatgtgtgcctagccagtgtttgtgtacggTGTGTGCCGTTTTTACTAAGGGATCTGATGGATTTCTTTCCCTGCATTGCAGGGAAAGTAAATCCATTAGATCCCTGCTGAAAAAACAGaactctgtcttgtttacataggaagtgctctgttctgtgtctctctttgctgatcagcgggtgctggtggacatccattaaccggcacctgctgattggcttatgctgtatctaatcacagcacagctgcaGCGCTGGTGATGCGTGTacgcgccccctacccagaagttctGGATCACGTACTAGGGACATGATTCAGCACAGCATTACTATTACTATTGCTGTCCatgtttgtgttttcttttttactgtttagtACTTTTTTCTCAGAGTTTGtcctacttaaagcagagttccgcccaaaattttttttgttaaaagtcagcagctacaaaaactgcagctctAGTCTTTTAAAATATGGAACCTACCTGTCCTGGGCTCCCgccatgtcctcacccgaagccgatctgtccctcagctctcgggtggaggcgccgccatcttcagtaagggaatcaggaagtgaagcctttcggcttcacagcctggttccctactgcgcatgcgcgagtcgcgctgcgcgatcttactggtccctgctgccttctgggacctgtgtgtctcccagaagacagcggggggcggaggaggggctggACGTTAGCGTAAATATCTACGGATActtatgcccagaagtgggagcagatacctgtattttacaggtatctgctccccccctcccccatccgaaaggtgccaaatgtgacactggagggggggaggaatccgaaaagcggaagttccatctttgggtggaactccgctttaacattctGATAAAACTTTgagtattagtactgcttggacattGAAGAAGGTAGTACACCCTGAACATTTAGACGTTagtgaaaagagaaaaagaatcatggacagtactcagttGTTCTTGCTTTATCACCTGTAATTACAGCTAAATGTTACTTTTTGTAGGTGCTTTATTTTGGCATTAAATAAACAAGTCCCCTGGCTCATGAACCGTGAAAGGGTTGGAATGAACAATTATTGGCAGGATCGGTGGAGCTACAAACGTCATAAAGGAGAACATGAAGAGAACTGTGAGAGATATCTTGGTGAATGCTCTGGAGAACCTAGAATCCAGGAGCTTCGAAAAATTTAGAAGGAAACTCAATGATTATCAGGTTGATGAGAATTATTCTGTCATACCAAGAAGCCGCTTAGAAAACACAAACATGGAAACACTTGCTGATCTGATCAGGGATTTCTATGGTGACTCCTATGGGactgaaattacactgaaagttcTACACCACATTGATGAGAGGCAAATAGAAGAAAATCTACGAAAAGACTTTGAAAAAGGTAAGAAAAGAGATAACATGGCAAATAGCAGTCATATAAAATGCACCTGGCTGTATAAACTATGATTTCATTAGACTTCTCTGCAGTCGGTTGAGCCAACTGGTAAAAACATTAAACACTAGAAAAGTACATCCAAAGCCTCCTGAATGGTAATCTACATGGGTTTTGTTATGTGATGCACAAGTCTAATTATGGAAATAAAAAAACTTCCTTTATCTTCTCTGGCTATATCCTCCTTCATACTTCCGCCTCGAGCtggcgacgtcacacgccggctcgttggAGGGCTGATTTAAACCGGCTTATCTGGCTGTCATTTCAGCTAGAGCTGGAGGGAGACACATCTACACTGTGGCCATCTTCTGACTTGTAAGCTACCATACAGCCTGACTGGATTATATACAATTGCAAGCTCATCTCCTCAGCCTTTGCCTTCTATCTTTTCTTCACATCACTTACTCGTTCACTGGTCCTCCACCTACTTAGTACCTCTCCCATCATTCGTGCTTTCACCTTCCATTACTAGGACACTTATCATGGGTGTTTTCTCTCCATCCCTCACTGACGTTGTATCCCTTTATTATAAGGGTGCTTTCCCTCTTTCCTTCACTGACGCTGTATCCCTTCActataagggtcggttcacactaggggcggcacgacttgcaggtcgcctcaccgaggcgacctgcacacgacatccatggcgacttgcaaaacgacttctgtatagaagtctatgcaagtcgcctcaagtcgccccaaaagaagtacaggaacctttttctaagtcggagcgacttgcgtcgctcctattagaacggttccatagtacagaacgggaggcgactttgtcaggcgactaggtcgcctgagaagtcgcccctgtgtgagccGGCACTAAGGGTTTTTATTGTGGAGTGTTTTTCCCTCCTTTCTTGTACTTCAttgctttattttttgtttactcaCCAATTTCTTTTCTTTGGCTGCTTTCCCTGGTGCACTTTCACCAAATAAATATTTCTttatctgattttttatttttgcttatgTTCCCCAAACTTCAAGTTTAGCTTATATAGAACTTTTTTATCTACATTGTCTAGTCTGCCCTTTGCAGCCGAGTCTACAGAGTTCCTTTTCAGACTCTATTAAGTGCACTTCCTTCATCGACGATTAGACTAACACATATTTTTTGTGAGTATTTATTCTAAGAGACGTTTGTCCCTCCCTTTTTCATTTAGTTACCTCTTCATTAGTTTAATTTTATGAATTTTCACTACTCTGtccccctatcagccctctatggccGTGCCTATTTGATTCCCTTGGATCGGGTCCTTTGGGGTGTTGTCTGGGGTCCAGCTTGGTGGTTCGCAGGTGCTATCAGTTATTAGGGTAAGTGTCCATACTCGTGTTCTTTTTTGGCAACCAAGCTCATATTTAATCTAAATACTTTGTATTTATATTCTGATTGCATATTCCTAGATTTATGCTATAACCTGTTTTCTCATTTGTTTAGTGGTTTCAATAAagtcttgcacatcccctgaagaagctaatagcgaaacatgtcgggctagtgtgcaatatttcTATTTACAATCTACCATTTCTTTATTTATGACCACCAAATATCTGTGATTTTATATTGCTTTAAAACGGCATGTTCTTTTAACTATGTTATgtaataaaattgtgttttatttTAACTCATAAAAGTCATACTTGTCCCCCTGtatttggcaccgcaaaaatccccttatTCTCTTCTACTGCATATACCTTCTTTGGGATGAGGTGTCTAACCTAAGGGTGTTGCACCATCAACCGGACAAACACTATAATTTCTCCTTCATTTGTGTTTCACGTGcgccccctcccagacactgcagctcacagtgcagtgtccctctgttttcacctggtaatctggccagtaacacacctcctgtattagagtgcgcctactctgaatgaaggagcaaatggggcacctttggacagcaacatagtcagtctgggaggagggggaatgttagatggactagcaggttttccataaataaaaaaaaagctgattagatttgtaagcacctctgtcagtggtaaacgTTTTTTCTCAtccatgtaaggcccctttcacactggggcggtgggtgcgtcggtggtaaagcgccgctatttttagcggcgctttatcatcAATTtcacggcgctattcggctgctagaggggcgcttttacccctcgctagcggccggaaaagggttgattgatttcaatgggcaggagcggtggaggagcggtatacacaccgctccttcatcactccaaagatgcagctagcaggactttttttagtgtcctgccagcgcaccctcagggctttcacattggagagacaggaggggctctttcagggcgctttgcaggcgctatctttagcgctgtagcgcctgcaaagcgccccagtgtgaaaggggtcttactggagCAGAAATATTAGCTCCAAGTCTGGCTGTTAGTGTCCAGTGGGCCTTTCTGACCTCAGTGCAGATGAGTGATACTATCTGGGCTGCTAAAGGAGGTAAAGTTGTCTGTTTttaagttttttgggtttttttttaccaaattaaaaaaacacacaattgtccCCTCAATACAAGACTCTGAATAATTATCTCTTCAGCAGGCATCGAAGCCAAACTTAATTTTGTTTATGCAATGTAGCCTCTGTCACAGTCTTCAGGGTTGGACATTTCTGGGAGTGTTGAATGGCTGCATACCAAGATGTCTGCAATGGTTCCTCCCACCAGCTCCTATGTCACTGTAGAAAACTGTTGTGACATAGGGGCAATGGGATGAACCATTTAGAACAGAGATAATACAGGCTACCCACACACCCAACAGTGTGTCCAATGTAAAGTCTTTGCCAGAAGCTATATCACTTGAACTCAAAAGAGTTGATATGCTTTGCCTGCTGTGAGATTATTCAGTATTAGGTATTCAGTGTCTTGTATTGCAGGGACCATTGGTTAGATTGTTTTTGGGAAGCATCAGAGAAATTTTTAGGCCTCATGAGCATGGGCAGCATCTGAGTACCATTAAAGGACAAATCTTTGCTTTGCCATCCTGTTTCAGAGACCTTTAGCCTCTCATTCTTTGGCTAAGGCCTTTATTGCACATATTgctccacctatcagattcccaaTTACTTCAAAGGACCTTCATCTGGTGCTCTTGGCACCCttcagaaacaaccatttgagcctatcaggGATAGGTGAATTTTGTCATGGCTATCATCTCTGAGAAGTCTCTGAGTTAGCAGCCTTATCCTCCAAGGAACATCTAATGATGTTATACCAAGATAAGGTTGTCCTTAGGCCTAAGGTCTGTTTTCTTCCCAAGGTGGTATCCTCATTCCATCATAACTAGGACTTTGTTCTCAACGCCCTATGTCCTTTACCAAAACATTCCAGGGAAAATTCTCTCCACTGTCTGGATGCAGTACATCCCATGAGGGTTTACCACTGGGCTACAGACTCTTTCAGACAGACATATTCAATCTTTATACTTCCGGAGGGTTACCGCAAGGGTCTTTCTGCCTTTTCCATTCCATTCTTTACCCATTCCTGGGTAGATCAGTCAAATCCCCATTCGAGCCAATGGTCTGAAGGATCACGTTCCACTCTTCCTTgtcaaagcacactctaccagacTTGTTAGTGATTCAtaggcttttaaagtggttgtatacccattttttcactttgcatgcagccgctgatgtcagtggcgcatgcgctgtgaatgcccggctgaaagTCCGGTaggcgctgccggaccttgccggaaagaagacgTCATTACGGCTCTGGCCACTCTCAGCGCCAGAGCCATGAACCCGAAAGACAcaccgagggcaaaatgtcagctccctcggcgtggaccgggattaGATAtcaacgcctcgttctaaggtaagtatttcataatgagctagtatgcggtaaatactagctcattatgcctttgctttacaggtttttattttttattacttttttttttctacgggTATACGACCGCTAGTAATATGCAGCAAGCCCTGTGCTCACATCTGTATCTGTTTGATTTTTCTTTGGCCTACAGATGTGAGCACGGGGCTTGCTGCCGCCATGTTGGTTTGCATATTAGGGCGTCTCTGTGGAGGGTATACACTGTTGGAAGAATTGTCCAAGACATCAGAATCGCTGTTTGTGAGCAAGATAAGGTTCCAATATGATGCTTTGGAAAGACATACTTACCCATACTTACCCTTTCTCCTattcattttgcaatttttttgcactTTGTTCCAGATTGTTTCACTTTTTGGGACATTTATATATCTTGTGCACTATACagtttgcactttatattttgcactttattaatcCCTGAGGGGATTTCACATTTTTGCACCTTAGTATCCTCTTGTGGATTTCATTTTAGTGTTTGAGTGACTGCTTATCACTGTGCAAGATCACTTTATATTACCGGTACTATTTGTTTattttgtgtattgtgaacacttTTAGGTTTTGCTGCAGGTTTTGCACATTATTATCACTTGTTTCTGTACTAggttacctatttatttatttatttatttatttttagtagcgcgaaggacacttttacACATTCGCTTTAAGTCTGCCATCTTAGAGACTTGCAGGATttccacctggtcttctgttcatatgTTTGTTAAGTTTTACCAGGAGAATGTTCAAGCCTCCTCTGATGCCAGTTTTGAGCTTAAAGTGCTTCAGACTGCTCTCTGAGCTTTGAGTCTTTTCTTACCCCATATTTATGTGGGC
Proteins encoded:
- the LOC141147946 gene encoding pyrin-like; its protein translation is MKRTVRDILVNALENLESRSFEKFRRKLNDYQVDENYSVIPRSRLENTNMETLADLIRDFYGDSYGTEITLKVLHHIDERQIEENLRKDFEKVCRPSFFKAVFARKNVEFLSHQLFGFILSSGTSTGMPSHFHSRSNKSEEESHSSLGK